Genomic window (Neodiprion lecontei isolate iyNeoLeco1 chromosome 7, iyNeoLeco1.1, whole genome shotgun sequence):
GCTGTAAcgggaaaaagagaaacactCATGAACTCCGCGAATCGGTATAGGAACAAAACATAAGTTCTTTGGTTGTTAACCAACAAATGGAAGCAGCATTTCAATTCTGACTATGAACTCTGTGCTGTACCTGGGAATTTCCAAAAGTGTGACTCTGGCTGGGACATCTTTATCTTCCGGCACCCAGTAGGCTAGAACATTATCAGTGGGCGACCAGCTGAAGTCTCTGATTCCTGGTATCTTGATGCTCTTTTTGTTGAGTAGTCGAAATGactaaaaaatcgaataaatgCAAATGCTTAAAAGCGAATAGACCATAGTTGAACATCCGCACGAAACAAAATTGACCatctgatgaaaaaaaatctaacatTGGTATgcaaaaggataaaaaaaaaaaaaaaaaatagtagaaaaaaaacttacagGAGTTTCGTAGATGCTGAGTACATCTTCGCCCATGCGAGCGAGATATTTGTCGTCGTGTGACCAGCGGAAAATGGGCCACACCGAGGACCCGTCAGGATTAAAATCCCGTTTTTCTTGACCGGAGAGAATATCCCAGACAACAAGCCGCTTCTGATCAACGCTGCTCTCAGCCCTGGGTGAATATGAGACAAGATAACGTTCGCAAGGTGAAAAGTCAACGCACTCAACTCCGCGTTGACCAAACTTTGCCGTCTGCTCGAACTTCGGACCACCCCACAACGCGACTCCTGGCTTGTGGAAAGTAGCTATGTACGTGCCCAATGGAGACCACTTGACGTATGTATCTGTCCATCGCTGAAAAGGTTTAGAAAAGGGGAATACACCATGTTTATTTCGACTTGCACATTAATCTAGTCAAACTGTGAAAAACTGTTACCGGTCGGTCTTCCAGCAGCGTCGGTTCAGGTGCAGAATTTTGCCATATCTGAACACAAACCGCCATTCCATTGCCAGAGAGAACGCAGAATTGGTCGTACGCATCAGGATCAAGGAGATAGTAGTGAAGGTCACCACTCGATGTATACGGCTGGGGCTTTGGCGGTTCCCACTCATCCGGTGTATCCTCAAACTTTTTGAAATCCGTGAACAAATTCACCTTAAATGTGTGCATCTTGTCGAGCTTGTAATTGTTTGTCGACTTGACAGCAGCTAATGCGTTCACCGGACTTTTGTATTCCAAGAATATGTACCTGTGATACCAGTGTTAATTAACAAAACAACCAAAgtagtgaaaaattgaagctTCGTACtaataattacaaaacaaGTGACAAgttgtttctgtttttctgCTAGGTTAGCAttgttgaattaaaatttatggtctTATGATCTTTACCCTTTGGTCAAGCCATCTTCGTTCTTGGGATACCACTGGTTGACAATGTCTCCAAACTTTTCAAACAGCTTGCTGATCACCATTTGGAGTTTTTCTAAACGCTCGGGTCCAACTTGCGGAACACCGTCGACGACAATGACAGCTTCAACCCCATCGGTCTCAGACGGTTTCTGCCTAATGAGCTCGCCAAGTAGTTCTaggaaaaggaataaaagaTTAATAGAAATATAGCAGACCCGATTTAGAATTAAAAGGCGAATCGGAGATTGGTGTCGAGTAATATTCAGAGACTGTTATGAATGCAAAATGGTATCTTGAATGGGTGCCAATACAAAATTTGGAAGGTTAATTGACGCTCAAGTACAGAGTTGAACCGTGTCACGTATAAAGGAAAAATATCACGCCAAAGTTCGGAGGTTAAAATGCTAAAACCGgcgaataaattgaaaaagctATTGAGACTGTACGGAAGATTGTCGAGATCCCGAGACGGGATGGTTAGATTTAGGAGACGGTGTGCATATGTGATAACTTTCGTGCCACGCCATGCTACCTATGCCATGCCGTGACCGAGCCCCGAGGGGTGATAGGGATGACACGAGTGACGCGCATGTGAAATGTAAGAGTAGAAATACCTTCGTCGGTTACATCGTCGACGAATCCCTCGGGATCGCTGAAGTTTGGCTCGTTATCCCCGTTGATATTCTCATCGTCGTTTTTACCTGGATCATCGTTATGCGGCGTTTTATCCGCCTCCCGTTTCTTTGCCATCTTGGAAACCTCTTACTAAAGCAAACTGAAGCGTCTGAAAGTGGCCGCAGAAGACGTATATCAACGCTTCCGTCTGACTGATTCGATCTATCGCAACTCAACTGCGCACATGCGATATATCGAATGAAGCGATTCAACTCGATGCTTTTGCTAACACCTTCGAGTCGTCTGCTTTATCCACCCAATAGAATCAACCAGCCTGTAGATAGGCAATTTCTATTACATTTTGTGATCCACATCAACGTTGATATTTAACATAATTTTCTGTCTTATCAGTTACAATGCTAAAGCGGAGTTTATTTGACTTTCTGTACATTCGTCACAAAAAATTCtactttgaaataattcattgaattTATTACATCGCCGGAAAATTTACCCttaattcattcaattaagtagtatgttttctttatttttcattgcacGGGGAAACGTTTTAATTGTACACTCAATTTTTATGGATTTCAAGCATTGTGAATAGTGTGAATAGTCAATTGAAATAAGGATAGAAATAGGAACGGATCTGTcgaattattgtgaaaaaaggCAGAAAATCATTTCACAGTTGTAAATGCGACAATTTAATACATATAACACATTCTAACGAAGAAGTTAAACTAGAGGACCTTGTATTATCGGAAAATGTGTCTTCGGACTATGGAATTTTGAATACATCACTTTAGCGACTGCACGTGATTGGTGATGTGAAAAGTGTCAAGTGTGAGAGTATATTATCTATACATAAAAAACGTAATTGTTCAGTGTATCGCATTCCAACAGTTGCCGAAAACATTTCCGTACAATAGCTAActaatttcatttacaaatatttctaCATTTATTACACAGTTCAAAATATTCTCTACACTGTCTGCCCATGTTTTTTAAACCTATTCGCAGTAAAATATACACCGTGAAAGAATCGTTTCTTCTTTTGATTGCCTCAACTTTTTTAACTTGTCAAGTTATGTACCGAAAATCGAATCATTGTCGTGataagaatgaaataatttttatttcgtattgATACAGACGGGGAGTAGAAGATATGAATCTACTCGGTAAACatttgagaaataattttccagAATTATTCCCAGCCAATTACAAAGTAGCGCCAAGGAGATTCTTAAATATTTCGTAGAgttgttcgaaaaaaaaagattggtTAGTTTGTTACTTCAGTTCCGTTCGTTGAGCGGCAGCCGATTGAGTTCCAGCGTAAAGGCGACGATGTCGGGATTCTTGGACGAAGTAGATATACCCAGAAAAGAACTTTCAATCAACGATACATTGTTTGCGATTAGTTTGCTGATCCACTAATAAATCTGAAAACAACGATACTTTTCAACCCCAAACAGTTTTCAACGTGTTTGCGGTTCAACGGAAATGTTTGGCTCATGAACATAAAACTTGGACTTAGAAGAACCAGAAACAATTAACTGCATATCTGATGTTAATGACAGTGAAACTTTCGTAATTCCAGGTGTATCAACGATGTCCAAGAGAAGAGTCGTGGCTAACAATCATAACAATCAGGAACATCTTGTAGAAGTGTCAAAATACATCCATGGTCCAGAGTTACCAAGTGTAAGTGAACGGCATGGACTCGAGGACAATGTTGACATGGATATGTCGCGGGTTAAAAAAGGAGTATTTGGTTGCCTGGTACAAACGGGGGTACAGTCACAAAGTCAATATTCATTTGGGATGCTCTCCTCTGCGGGACATGATCCATAATTTCCAGTGAGTCAAAGTGGAAGTCCAAGTGGTCGATCTTCCAAGTTTTCGCCAAAcatctgtaaaaatttatttaaggGTGAAATAATTGTATACCTATTAAACGTGTCTGCATCGAAACTTtacagaaaaatcgaaaaggaTAGTtccgataaaataaatagaattttATGAACTACATTATTTGTCTGAGTCtgtaatcaaaaattttcaaatccgcGAAAATCTATCttacagaatttcaaaattcagaaGGCTAGAATGCAGATAACTCAAAATATAGTCTACATTCGAAAACAGATTTttgcgaatttgaaaattcgctATTGCAAGCCTTCTATTTTCTAatctttgtaaattttcatttttaccttATGAAATTGTTATTTGCATACGCAACAATAGAGCAAAAActggcaataaaaaaaaatcttaggAAAGGAGTTTCTTCAGTTCCAGTGTTCAGTTAGATTAATTCTAAACTCTGATAATGTTTTCTAAAATCTAAgggtaaaaaagtaaaagtgaCAAAATCCAAAAGAACATGACTAAAAACGATCTCATAggcaaaaaaataactaaaagTTGATATAGTGACGCAATAGCAGCCCAGTTAAGTTCCAGTATGACCTGTTAATACGTGCAGAAAGACATTACAAATTGCATTTCCATAAGGCAGTTAAATGTTTGGTACTTTGTAAATAGCACACATATGCTACTTGTGTCATATGATTACCGGGTTTTGAGTTTAAATCGAATCAACTCGGGTGTATTTAAttcatgaataaatatttgagttgaaaaataaacgcaCTGAAAATAGATAGAATTTAAAACTGTCCGTTCGAGACAAAATTTTTAGAGTCTATAGTGACAACGATCGGTTGCGCGGAAGGATCTCTCACagtatgagaaaaattttcgtgacAAATATTTCAGCGCGGtttaacgattttttaattttttcatattcttctAAGCATTTTCTTTTCTGACACACTTCAAGTCTATCCGCGATCAAATGCtacaagtaaaaaaatcgtttcttatTCTAATCGCCACGATGCTATCAGCTAGTCACGTTTTAACTCTGAAAGCTGAGTATTGCTACGCTCACAATGATAATCCATACTTGAATATGGGCACGAAAACTGCTTACCACTTTATTCACGGCGGTGAAAGACCATACGAAACGATACCAAGTAAGTTACGTTACTTTATGTTACTCCATTATCCTGTATCCCGAACTAATGTTTAACGgttcaagaaaaatgaaataattgaattactTTTAAGACGTTTTGATACTTGAATCTAAAATGTGTCACGCGCGTAGTACGTTATCGAATAACATCGTGTTTGTTCCTACATATCTATCGATTGATCATGGCCTCGAATTATTTCACGCCGGCGAATTGCTTCACAAGTTCTTCATTGCCAACTGTGCAAACAGTAGGAACAACCTTGCTTCAGCAGAGTTTGTCAATCTTTGTGTTTGTATTATCAGCAATTTCAACAGATAAAACGCGTGTCTTATCCGATGCCCGAAATAGCATGAAGCCAGAAATTAATATCGTTCAAACTTATTCACAGACTGCAAGCCGATACAGATATGGATGATGATAAGACACGGAACGAGATATCCGGGAACAAGAGAAATTCGCGGGATGAGGTCACTTCCGAAATTACGAAATCAGATTATTTACAATCACGAAGTACGAGGAAGTAAGTTCTGAAAGATATATCGGGGAAATAATACTTTTCGGTTATCTCGCGGACAAAAGAATCGAGAACGATGAATATTAatcaatgttgaaaataatccGAGATCAACTTTTTCATTCCCGTCTCAACCTCaacgatgttgaaattttttttttttttacctgaaacgCAGGACCAAAGTGGCATATTATTCCCGCTTAACGCATTTGCGGGAAACATGAGGCcattattcccttgttacataatgtactaTTTATAGTCAATGTTATAGCGGGCCGTTTGTGCGCTGACGATTTGGTCAATCTGAAGCGTTGGCGACTAagtaaatttattacatacgAAAACTCCGACCAACTAAACAGACAGGGGATCGAAGATATGAATCTACTCGGCAAACGTATCAGGAATAATTTTCCGGAATTATTTCCACCTGCGGTGACTGAGGTCAAGGCGAGAAATTACAAGGTACGAATGAACGCAGGAATTGAAATACCTTGCGGTGTAGCTTCGGAGGAGAAAGaagttgaagtgaaaaaaaaaaaaaaatgtggataCTTGATtaccattttattacattgctatttttatttttagttccgtATGGCGCGAGGAGGACGAATGAGTTCGAGCCTGACGGCATTTAGAGATGGACTCTTGAACGGAGTTTACGTTCCAAAAGATGAACTTCCAGCCAACAGCACATTGTGGGTGGTTCGTTTTTGATACTTCGATTAAAAGTTTGGTCGTATTTATGgtatttattcgaaaaatctggTTTGACGAAGAACCGAGGTTTTTACGTCACAAGTATAACACTCAAGCAGCAAATCCTTTGTACCTGATACGCAAAGGACGCTTTTCTTTTACGTCAATTTTTGGACGCAACTCGACGCTAAGTGATTTCATTGGTCGGATCTAACGGATTAGGCTAACAATACCACTTGGTGTCGTATTGAGTCAGAAAATTCAGAAGAAAACTTGACGAAATGTGGGTTTTGATGAATTTCAGGCATATTCGCGGTGTCCAAAGTGGGAAACGGACGTGGCAAACGATCCAGTGCATCTCAGAGAAGTGACGAACTTCGTCAATGGTCCGGAGTACCAGAATCTGATAACAAGTGTTAGTAAACGACTCGGGTTCCACCGCAATATTAGCGCAGGTATGTCCGCGCATGAAAGAATCGCAAAATAAGATTAGGTGGCAAATTAGTAACCGTGCAATCAGCAAGGGAAAGAAATGAAGGTCaacgagaatgaaaattcaggatattggataatgaaaaaaattactataaatttgaaatagtAAATATGTAATTACCAGATACGGTTCGACAAATGTGGCAAATGTGCAGTTACGACCAGGCGTTGAGGGTTACAAAGTTGTCACCTTGGTGCGCCGTTTTTAACGACGAGGAAATGAGGGTCTTCGAATACAGGGACGCCTTGATCGACTACTACAAGCGAGGAAACGCTCACGAATACAACGTCCGATTGGGCTGCCCGCCTCTGCGAGACATGGTCGATAGTTTCCGGTGAGTCTCGGTTGACGTCCAAGTTTCTGCCCGATGGCTGGAAAAtagtagaaaaattcaaaatgtagCGTCGTGGTAAATCtgtcgatgaaaatttcacagaaaAATCGAAGGCAACGACGATAGCTACTCGATGGAGCCGAGAGGTGTTTTCAACGTCGGCAGATCGAGAAGCTACCATTTGTTCATGGCTGCTTTAGGCATCGCCAATGATTCCTCGCCTCTACTAGCGAGCGATTTCAAACTTAGGAAAAAATACCTCTGGAACACGACCGAAATTGGATCGTTTGGCGCCAATATCGCGGCCGTATTTTACAAGTGAGTTGAAACGGTCAAGACTCCTTGAATATCACCTGTTTCGGTACTTTTGCCAGGACTCGTCGTACTTCAAGAATGCTTCGAAGGGAAAACGACGATGTTGCTTCAAAGATTCCACCTGCTCTCCGCTTTCTCATACAACGccgattatatgtatattttccaGATGCAACGACTCGGCATCGCCTAACAAAGTCAAGTTCTATCAGACTGAAAAACCCGTCGACTACCCGGGATGCGCGGACGGTTTGTGCGACTGGGAGTACTTGAAGAGTAAATTTCGAAAGCAGCTGTCGAGATGTGACGATGTCGACTTTTGTGGTACAATTGTCGCCGAACCGCTGATTGAGACTTTGCCGCCGTCGGAAAAGTTCGTGCTCGTATTCTGTGTCCTGATTCTCCTCTTCCTCAACGCACCGCGTCTGGCAAGGATATTAAGAAAAATTCCACCATGTTGTTACTACAGATGCAGAAGTCGTCCGATGGTGATattaaatgtataaaatttgatcTGTAAGGccaattttttcgtatttacCTGATCGATCGAAAGGCGTAAACGACGAACTGAATTTCACATTTGAGTGAAATGTTTTCACACATTTGGTAGTTATTTACACGGGACGAAGTAGCGGATGGCGATGTTTTATACTTGTTTGCGTTGTAACCTGGTGAAGTTTCAGTACGTTCTTGACACGAAAGAAGGCGTTTAACGCAAGTGGCCAAAAGTCACGTTCGAATTCAATGACACATCGGTTGCAAGTGACATTGTCACAGCTTCCGAGTACAAAATTCGTCTTAGTTCATTGATGTGTTCTAATCCCATGATTAGAATCAATTAAGTTTACTCGAATTCGCAATAGACGAGAAAACATTTGAAACCATATATAAACGCGttgaatataattacaatcaAAATAAGTCTGTCTGAAAAAGGAATTCTTACAGTGACAAAGTAAATCcatcatcaaaaaatatttcatcgcgGATGAAATAGTGATATTATTTCAAGCTATCGCTTACgtgttggaaatttttcgatattgtCTATCCGTAATCAAATGTTCCAAGCAAAAGTATTACAGCTGATTTTAATTACCTCGGTTCTATCAACCAGTCAACATTTCTCCCCGGAAACTGATCATTGTTATGCCCGGAATGAAAATCGGTACGTGAAAGTGGGCACAAAAACTGCCTACCACTTTATTCACGGTGGTGAAAGAGGATATAAAACGATACCAAGTAAGTTGCGtcaatatttcatattcttcgCGGAAGCGAACTGAAGTTTTAATGCGACCGTAGATTCGCAACATTTGGACTCATAGTAAGAGTTATATTTTTTGGGGttaagaaagaaacaaaaaagcaACACCTCtcaaaatgaatttgattGGAGAATTGTTCTTCAGAACGCtggaaaaacgaaatttgacacaaaaataaatctatAATTCAACTTTTGCACATTTCGCGACTCTTAACCACTGAATTTTTGCATAATCCAAATTGATGAAGATGGTTCAAATTccactgaaaaatattcctcaaacgaaattatttcgcccgaatgtgaaaaaaaaaaaaaaatgtcgatgaGGTGACTATAGTTatgtattattaatataattttgtgTGTCTGTATTGAGCGACCGCTGgatattgattttatttccaCCGTCGAAAATTCTAATTGTATTTTATAGAATACATATAGAAATTCGTAATTTTCTATGGTAAAATACTAcgattttccacaattttcaacgaacgGCATTTTATCGTACTTTGGCATTTCATTTGGATTTTTCTGCGATATCGGAAGTTGGTTTACGTTACCCTTAACCAGTTGGCAGACCGCTTTCTTTGACATTTGTGTAaacattggaaaaaataaaaaaaataaaataagataaaaatataaaatgaaaacgttTATTTCGTTCGTACCTCAAGACACGCGATACTTggaagtaaaattttattgtaaactTATGTACAGAATGCAAGCCTGTAATGATATGGATGATGATCAGGCACGGAACGCGATATCCTGTTCAGTCGGAAATCAATCAAATGAAATCTCTCTCGATGCTGCAAACTCAGATAATTTACAATCACGAAATACTACGATGTAAGTTCGaagagatatatatatatatatatataaaacttGATGGTTAactttatacaaaaaaaaaaaaaaaaaaaataaaataataactgaCCAAGATGAAACagttattctttcttttttgttttttttttactcaatacAGCCGGTCATTTGTGCCCGGAGGATCTGCAGAATCTGAAGCGTTGGCGACTCAGCGAATTCATCACGTATGAAAATTCCGAACTAGTCAATGATCAGGGATTCAAGGACATGAATGAATTTGGCAAACGTATCGGTAATAATTTTCCAGCATTATTTCCACCCTCGGTAACTGAAATTAGTGAAAGAATTTACAAGGTAATGACAAacgaaggaaaataaatattttataggatcgattttttgaaaaaatgtaacataaatcgaaaagaaaatcgatACGTGATCGacgtttcgtttcatttttattcgcaaTTCAGTTCCGTAGGGCAAGTGGAACACGAATGATTACCAGCCTGAAGGCATTTATGGGTGGACTTTTAGGCAGAGACGATATCCCGGAAGAACAACTTGAAGCCAACAGCAGGTTGTGGACGGTTAGTTTCCGAATCTCTGATGAATTGgtagaaagtttttttttttttttttcaccaacggTGGTTCAAATCACACGATGCGTAAAGATTCACCgaaagcaaattttttatcttcaccGAAGATCAGTTAGAATTTTTGCTCGGTATTCAGAACGTTAATTTGACCATCAACAGTTTTGAAGTGGAAAGCAAAACACACATAGAAAAAGTCCTTTGCA
Coding sequences:
- the LOC107220593 gene encoding multiple inositol polyphosphate phosphatase 1-like isoform X2, translated to MLQVKKSFLILIATMLSASHVLTLKAEYCYAHNDNPYLNMGTKTAYHFIHGGERPYETIPNCKPIQIWMMIRHGTRYPGTREIRGMRSLPKLRNQIIYNHEVRGTGRLCADDLVNLKRWRLSKFITYENSDQLNRQGIEDMNLLGKRIRNNFPELFPPAVTEVKARNYKFRMARGGRMSSSLTAFRDGLLNGVYVPKDELPANSTLWVAYSRCPKWETDVANDPVHLREVTNFVNGPEYQNLITSVSKRLGFHRNISADTVRQMWQMCSYDQALRVTKLSPWCAVFNDEEMRVFEYRDALIDYYKRGNAHEYNVRLGCPPLRDMVDSFRKIEGNDDSYSMEPRGVFNVGRSRSYHLFMAALGIANDSSPLLASDFKLRKKYLWNTTEIGSFGANIAAVFYKCNDSASPNKVKFYQTEKPVDYPGCADGLCDWEYLKSKFRKQLSRCDDVDFCGTIVAEPLIETLPPSEKFVLVFCVLILLFLNAPRLARILRKIPPCCYYRCRSRPMVILNV
- the LOC107220593 gene encoding multiple inositol polyphosphate phosphatase 1-like isoform X1, which gives rise to MLQVKKSFLILIATMLSASHVLTLKAEYCYAHNDNPYLNMGTKTAYHFIHGGERPYETIPNCKPIQIWMMIRHGTRYPGTREIRGMRSLPKLRNQIIYNHEVRGINVIAGRLCADDLVNLKRWRLSKFITYENSDQLNRQGIEDMNLLGKRIRNNFPELFPPAVTEVKARNYKFRMARGGRMSSSLTAFRDGLLNGVYVPKDELPANSTLWVAYSRCPKWETDVANDPVHLREVTNFVNGPEYQNLITSVSKRLGFHRNISADTVRQMWQMCSYDQALRVTKLSPWCAVFNDEEMRVFEYRDALIDYYKRGNAHEYNVRLGCPPLRDMVDSFRKIEGNDDSYSMEPRGVFNVGRSRSYHLFMAALGIANDSSPLLASDFKLRKKYLWNTTEIGSFGANIAAVFYKCNDSASPNKVKFYQTEKPVDYPGCADGLCDWEYLKSKFRKQLSRCDDVDFCGTIVAEPLIETLPPSEKFVLVFCVLILLFLNAPRLARILRKIPPCCYYRCRSRPMVILNV
- the LOC107220606 gene encoding eukaryotic translation initiation factor 3 subunit B produces the protein MAKKREADKTPHNDDPGKNDDENINGDNEPNFSDPEGFVDDVTDEELLGELIRQKPSETDGVEAVIVVDGVPQVGPERLEKLQMVISKLFEKFGDIVNQWYPKNEDGLTKGYIFLEYKSPVNALAAVKSTNNYKLDKMHTFKVNLFTDFKKFEDTPDEWEPPKPQPYTSSGDLHYYLLDPDAYDQFCVLSGNGMAVCVQIWQNSAPEPTLLEDRPRWTDTYVKWSPLGTYIATFHKPGVALWGGPKFEQTAKFGQRGVECVDFSPCERYLVSYSPRAESSVDQKRLVVWDILSGQEKRDFNPDGSSVWPIFRWSHDDKYLARMGEDVLSIYETPSFRLLNKKSIKIPGIRDFSWSPTDNVLAYWVPEDKDVPARVTLLEIPSRNEIRNKNLFNVADCKIHWQKCGDYLCVKVDRFAKRKEKTEQKYTGMSYNFEIFHMREKQIPVDSVEMKEPIHAFAWEPVGSKFAIIHGEIPSVNVSFYGVRPGLHPDLLKKLEKKACNHLFWSPAGQFIVLAGLTTMAGALEFIDTNDFTIMNTTDHYQTSDVEWDPTGRYVVTGVSSWKTSVDNGYWIWSFQGRILKRVNLTAFNQLLWRPRPATLLTAKQIKEIQKNLKKYSAQFESKDRMRLTRASKELIEKRCTLMKEFEEYRSKRIEEWNSQKKRRLELRNNIDTDELDSDTKNVEEESIEFFIKEETFVID
- the LOC107220593 gene encoding multiple inositol polyphosphate phosphatase 1-like isoform X3, which encodes MLQVKKSFLILIATMLSASHVLTLKAEYCYAHNDNPYLNMGTKTAYHFIHGGERPYETIPNCKPIQIWMMIRHGTRYPGTREIRGMRSLPKLRNQIIYNHEVRGINVIAGRLCADDLVNLKRWRLSKFITYENSDQLNRQGIEDMNLLGKRIRNNFPELFPPAVTEVKARNYKFRMARGGRMSSSLTAFRDGLLNGVYVPKDELPANSTLWVAYSRCPKWETDVANDPVHLREVTNFVNGPEYQNLITSVSKRLGFHRNISADTVRQMWQMCSYDQALRVTKLSPWCAVFNDEEMRVFEYRDALIDYYKRGNAHEYNVRLGCPPLRDMVDSFRKIEGNDDSYSMEPRGVFNVGRSRSYHLFMAALGIANDSSPLLASDFKLRKKYLWNTTEIGSFGANIAAVFYKCNDSASPNKVKFYQTEKPVDYPGCVDGLCDWEYLKSKFRKQLLECDNVDFCYKTSTEPSPVNSLPVAKFVLISSVLILIIFRKRHMVRMSKKFLVSCNRCRNTSLI